A window of the Cystobacter fuscus genome harbors these coding sequences:
- a CDS encoding OPT family oligopeptide transporter, protein MTSPVSPSPQQLRLQPEPPPPPERDSTPVDPERYWLENVYQGGVRQLTVRAVIAGMLIGAVMCLSNLYVILKTGWSLGVTLTACILAFAAFGALRGVGLLKQDFTTLENNAMGSVASAAGYMTGGGNMAAVPALLMLTGTLPPTGWLVAWFAVISALGVFAAIPIKRQLINIEQLPFPTGTATAQTLQALHGQDERSRGKARALGLAGLIGAVIAFWRDAKASWLVWNLPAKLSLPFTIGGKPAGAWTLSLDLSLLLVGAGALVSFKTAWSMLLGALLTYGVLAPEMVSRGVIPEVTYKAINGWALWTGASVLVSSGLLSFAFQWRSVAKSVKALAGLFGRKQNTEADPLADIECPPAWFPLGFLVLGPVVVALMAYLFQIPWWAGVVALPLSVVMGVIASRVTGETDTTPTKALGPVTQLLYGALLPGNLTANVMSANATGGVGLHSADLLTDLKSGWLLGANPRQQFIAQLFGVVAGAAVVVPAFNLLVPDASVLGTEEFPAPSSLVWAGVSKMLMSGMHALPVSARFGALCGLCLGVALVLLERWAPKKAKPFIPSASGLGISIVIPGASSISFFIGAAIAEVLRRKKAKLADALVLPVSSGFIAGESLMGIAVAMLKAFGVMPK, encoded by the coding sequence ATGACTTCTCCCGTCTCGCCCTCGCCCCAGCAGCTCCGCCTCCAGCCCGAGCCCCCGCCGCCACCGGAACGGGACTCCACGCCCGTGGATCCCGAGCGGTACTGGCTCGAGAACGTCTACCAGGGGGGCGTGCGCCAGCTCACCGTGCGAGCCGTCATCGCGGGGATGCTGATTGGCGCGGTGATGTGTCTGTCCAACCTCTACGTCATCCTCAAGACGGGCTGGAGCCTGGGCGTCACCCTCACCGCGTGCATCCTCGCCTTCGCGGCGTTTGGCGCGCTGCGTGGCGTGGGGCTGCTCAAGCAGGACTTCACCACGCTGGAGAACAACGCCATGGGCTCGGTGGCGTCGGCGGCGGGGTACATGACGGGCGGCGGCAACATGGCGGCCGTGCCCGCGCTGTTGATGCTCACCGGCACGCTGCCTCCCACGGGGTGGTTGGTGGCGTGGTTCGCCGTCATCTCCGCGCTGGGCGTCTTCGCCGCCATCCCCATCAAGCGCCAGCTCATCAACATCGAGCAGCTTCCCTTTCCCACCGGCACCGCCACCGCCCAGACGCTCCAGGCGCTGCACGGGCAGGACGAGCGCTCGCGGGGCAAGGCGCGCGCGCTGGGCCTCGCGGGCCTCATCGGCGCCGTCATCGCCTTCTGGCGTGACGCCAAGGCCTCGTGGCTCGTGTGGAACCTGCCGGCGAAGCTCAGCCTGCCCTTCACCATTGGCGGCAAGCCCGCGGGGGCGTGGACGTTGTCGCTCGACCTGAGCCTGCTGCTCGTGGGCGCCGGCGCGCTGGTGAGCTTCAAGACGGCCTGGTCCATGCTGCTCGGGGCGCTGCTCACCTACGGCGTCCTCGCGCCGGAGATGGTCAGCCGCGGCGTCATCCCCGAGGTGACCTACAAGGCCATCAACGGCTGGGCGCTGTGGACGGGGGCCTCGGTGCTCGTGTCCTCGGGCCTCTTGTCCTTCGCCTTCCAGTGGCGCAGCGTGGCGAAGTCCGTCAAGGCGCTCGCGGGCCTGTTCGGCCGCAAGCAGAACACGGAGGCGGATCCGCTCGCCGACATCGAGTGCCCTCCCGCGTGGTTTCCCCTGGGCTTCCTGGTGCTCGGCCCGGTGGTGGTGGCGCTGATGGCCTACCTCTTCCAGATTCCCTGGTGGGCGGGCGTGGTGGCGCTGCCGCTGTCGGTGGTGATGGGCGTCATCGCCTCGCGCGTCACGGGCGAGACGGACACCACGCCCACCAAGGCGCTCGGGCCGGTGACCCAGCTGCTCTATGGCGCCCTGCTGCCCGGCAACCTCACCGCCAACGTGATGAGCGCCAACGCCACGGGCGGCGTGGGGCTGCACTCGGCGGACCTGCTCACGGACCTGAAGTCGGGCTGGCTGCTCGGCGCCAACCCGCGTCAGCAGTTCATCGCGCAGCTCTTCGGGGTGGTGGCGGGGGCGGCGGTGGTGGTGCCCGCCTTCAACCTGCTCGTGCCGGACGCGTCCGTGCTTGGCACCGAGGAGTTCCCCGCGCCCTCGTCCCTGGTGTGGGCGGGCGTGTCGAAGATGCTCATGAGTGGAATGCATGCGCTGCCGGTGTCCGCGCGCTTCGGGGCCCTGTGCGGGTTGTGCCTGGGCGTGGCGCTGGTGCTGCTGGAGCGCTGGGCGCCGAAGAAGGCCAAACCCTTCATTCCCTCGGCGTCGGGGTTGGGGATCTCCATCGTCATCCCCGGGGCCAGCTCCATCAGCTTCTTCATCGGCGCGGCCATCGCCGAGGTGCTGCGCCGCAAGAAGGCGAAGCTGGCCGATGCCCTGGTGCTCCCGGTCAGCTCGGGCTTCATCGCCGGCGAGAGCCTCATGGGCATCGCCGTGGCGATGCTCAAGGCCTTCGGCGTGATGCCCAAGTAG
- a CDS encoding FKBP-type peptidyl-prolyl cis-trans isomerase: MKVSKDCVVSLEYRLHLGDGKVVDESEPGQPLAYMHGRGQIVPGLEGQLEGLSPGDAKKVVVVPAQGYGEHDPRGLQEVPRSMFPPDAPLQPGLSISAQTAEGDVIPITVREVKGDSVVVDLNHPLAGKTLHFDVTVREVRVATTEELQHGHAHGPGGAH, encoded by the coding sequence ATGAAGGTGTCCAAGGACTGCGTGGTCTCGTTGGAGTACCGGTTGCACCTCGGCGATGGCAAGGTCGTCGATGAGAGCGAGCCCGGCCAACCCCTGGCCTATATGCACGGACGGGGGCAGATCGTCCCGGGTCTGGAAGGGCAGCTGGAGGGCCTGTCTCCCGGCGACGCGAAGAAGGTCGTCGTGGTGCCCGCCCAGGGCTATGGCGAGCATGATCCGCGCGGACTCCAGGAAGTGCCGCGCAGCATGTTCCCCCCGGATGCGCCGCTCCAGCCGGGCCTGAGCATCTCCGCCCAGACGGCCGAGGGCGACGTCATCCCCATCACCGTGCGCGAGGTGAAGGGTGACTCGGTGGTGGTGGACCTCAACCACCCGCTGGCGGGCAAGACGCTGCACTTCGACGTGACGGTGCGCGAGGTGCGTGTGGCCACCACCGAGGAGCTCCAGCACGGCCACGCCCACGGGCCCGGCGGCGCTCACTGA